Within Dreissena polymorpha isolate Duluth1 chromosome 13, UMN_Dpol_1.0, whole genome shotgun sequence, the genomic segment ttactatttcaggtcaccgtgacattgacctttgacctagtgacctgaaaatcaataggggtcatctgcaagtcatgatcattgtacctataaagtttcatgatcctatgcacaagcgttcttgagttatcatccagaaaccattttactatttcaggtcaccgtaaccttgacctttgacctagtgacctgaaaatcaatagcggcttttttcgagtcatgatcaatgtacctatgaagtttcatgatcctaggcctaagcgttcttgagttatcatccggaaaccattttactattacgggacatcgtgaccttgacctttcacctagtgacctgaaaatcaataggggttatctgcaagtaatgatcaatgtttctatgaagtttcatgatcctaggcggcataagcgttcttgagttatcatccggaaaccattttactgctttgggtcaccgtgaccttgacctttgacctagtgacctgaaaatcaatagaggttatCTGCAAGTattgatcaatgtatctatgaagtttcatgatcctaggcataagcgtgcttgagttaccatccggaaaccattttactgctttgggtcaccgtgaccttgacctttgacctagtgacctgaaaatcaataggggacatgtgcgagtcatgatcaatgtacctatgaagtttcatgatccttggcattagcgctcttgagttatcatccagaaaacatctggtggacggacggaccgacatgagcaaaacaatttaccccctcttcttcgaaaggggggggggggacatattgagaaaactgcccccttcCCAGaagccatgttatttaactgaccggaaccattttgaacgcaactctcgtatcaaggaaacaaatgttctgagcaaatttcatgaaaattgggccaaaaatgtgacttctactgtgttcacatgttttcactattattatacatatagagaaaatgccccgcccactggcggccatgttttttcaccgatcccgaccattttcagactcgtccgagatatcaataaaaacatcgtttggaccaactttcatgatgtttgggcaaaaattgtgacttctagagtgtttgtaaggtttctctatagcaacatagggaaaactgccacaatatacatatagagaaaaatgccccgcccactggcggccatgttttttcaccgatctcgaccattttcaaactcgtccgagacatcaatttaaccaatattttgaccgactttcatgatgattggacaaaaattgttacttctagagtgtttacaaggtttctctttagccaattatggaaaactgccccgtccactggcggccatgtttttcaacggatacttttaaactcaaccaagatatcattaagacaaacatttttacaaaattacatgaagattgggcgtaaaatgtgacttctacagtgtttacaaggttttacttttttttttacctagtgacctagttttggacccggcacaacccagtttcgaactctgcCGAGATTTcgttgggacaaagcttctgaccaagtttcatgaagatgggacaagaaatgtggcctcaagagtgtttacgagcaaatgttaacggacgaacggacggacggacatacgacggacaaagaccggtcacaaaagctcacctgagcaatcaggtgagctaaaaataccataaaagctgaagttaaggcggaaagtgtcgtccctgattagcctgttctgactgcacaacccaatctgggacgacaatttacgcaaaaCAATTAAGCCCCCGTAtaacagagcgcggctcaattaaATGACGAAAATGCTTACGCTGTGACTAGGCAATGACATGACTGGGGAATAAGATGTTTTATAACGCCCTGTTTTAATTTCATGTGCCTATCaagataaacataattaaaatctttaaataaGTACGGTTCACATGATAGTTTATTGTACGGCGTGATCAATGACGTGACGTCAGCAGTGTCGTGACGTAATAAAATGTTTGTCGTCGACGTCGCACACATTGTTACATTAACAGATTCTGGATATAACACACGCGAAATATCTGCGGTAATATTCTGTAGAAATGTGCTCTGCACACAGCAATTTGGTATATACTGTGGCCTCAAATCTTTCTGGGATGATGTCATAGAACTGTCATGACGAGTTGACGTCATATGCCTGTCATGACGATTGGTGTGAAGTATATGCGATGCAGAGTTGCCGTGGCTGGATCTTTTTTGTCTATAACTAGACTGAGGTAGTGGCGATCTATAGTCCACATGAATAAACGGAATAAAAGTCCTTCCGGACGCCCGTTCCCCGGGCCGTTTCCTCTTCCGTTCTATTTCcaacttgatttttttactgcACCGTTTGCACCGGAAACACAACGTGTAAGAGTCGTGCGCACTGAATACGCTGGGAAAATGCGAAATTGGCAAATCAAATTGGTACCAACCAGTTTTTTGAATTCGCCTTTGAGTTTTTACAAGATTAATATTACTGTCTCCATCTGAAATAGTCACGTGAATTTTTCTGCCCCTAGTGCGTTTGTTTTTGCGCTTTTGGTTCTTTTTCTTTTTCCCGGAGTTGTCATTTCTTCCGGAGGCGGTGTCTGCGATTTGCGCATCACGCGCACCACGTGCCTGCTTGACGTCATGACCCGTATCCCGTACTTTacgtatgtacatgtatagggGCATACGAAAAGGCTTCGTGTTGTTGGCCTTCTTAAAATTGAAAACGAGGCATTTGCTCTTCTTTGATGCTGAaaggataaaaaaaaaacaccataaagtACAGTTATAACAACGGTTTCGGAAATGCTATGTTTGACCGAAAACAAACCTAGTTctctattaacccatttaagtctagtggactctcccatccttctaaattggatcaatttatttccaaaattaggcatgtctagtatatttatttctatatttagaacatttcttacagaaattcctttaagcaaacagcgacgaccctgatgagacgccgcatcatctgggtctacgctgtttgccaaggcctttttttagacgataggcataaatgggttaacaacatATAAGAAATCATGGTCTTTTAACACAATTCTGATTCGTCGTTCTTCATTAAAGATGCTGTCCTGTTGGCAAATATGAtacttataatgatgatgatgagcctTATCGGAAGTGTTGATGCTGttgttcatgatgatgatgacggtgattTTGTTTGCTTCACTGAGCGTTAGTTGAAATGCATCACATAAATGACCAATTAAATGTTCGCTGTTCCTTTTTTTGGAAAATAAGTACATGTTCATCTtgcaaattatataattataattattatgttttgtgatactacgaggattgcttatataaagtatgaaatgcattactcattttatgagcacggatggccgagtgataTATAAGTGATAGACTTACACTCCAGGGGTCAatagttcgagcccagttgagggttacttttttttcttccattatttttttctttcttggagctttttatatccaatgtttgcattgatcaatataaagcatttaatgacaaatttcattaCATGACACAATCTGTAAAAAAGGACCCTTAAATGATTacatacataaaaacaattgCCACGTCACGACCCGCGCATGCTTTCTAAATTATTAATGCTTATTGAACATTATCGAGCATGAGTAAAACCAGTCAGGATAGACTTCTAAATGTGTTTAttcttaacccatgtatgcctagcttctagaaacaagagggcctgaaaggcccaacgtcgctcacctgagataacaagatattattgggacaaatcttctgaccaaatttcacgaagatctgaaaataaatgtggcctctagagtgttaacaaggttttactatagccatataaggaaaaatgccccgccccagtggtggccatgtttctgaaccaaccggcatcatttttgaactcgtccaagatattaatgggatgaatcttctgactaagtttcatgaagatcggacagtaaa encodes:
- the LOC127856354 gene encoding uncharacterized protein LOC127856354; the encoded protein is MSLWGNYLLLVSLLWMSNRTCSQEFDQIHWKIQRERATEIIKNQILRALARNDAVKVPQGDFEDLTETESFQQSVNLIATGSIDTEQKHTLQPARVKQSELHEHHVQTENEPPQEALIILGEETTSSKKSKCLVFNFKKANNTKPFRMPLYMYIRKVRDTGHDVKQARGARDAQIADTASGRNDNSGKKKKNQKRKNKRTRGRKIHVTISDGDSNINLVKTQRRIQKTGWYQFDLPISHFPSVFSAHDSYTLCFRCKRCSKKIKLEIERKRKRPGERASGRTFIPFIHVDYRSPLPQSSYRQKRSSHGNSASHILHTNRHDRHMTSTRHDSSMTSSQKDLRPQYIPNCCVQSTFLQNITADISRVLYPESVNVTMCATSTTNILLRHDTADVTSLITPYNKLSCEPYLFKDFNYVYLDRHMKLKQGVIKHLIPQSCHCLVTA